In Shewanella sp. MR-4, the genomic stretch GCCGAAGCATTCCGGATCATTCCGGGGATGAAGGTGGAATCAACGGGTGGTGAAGGTAACGCTAACATTGCTGTCCGTGGCTTACCTGTGGCATCGGGCGGTGCTAAGTTTCTTCAAATCCAAGAAGATGGATTACCTATTCTGCAGTTTGGCGATATTGCCTTTGGTAATGCGGATATCTTCTTACGCTTAGATTCTACAGTGCAAACCATTGAATCGATTCGCGGTGGTTCGGCGTCTACTGCGGCCAGTAATGCTCCCGGCGGTATTATTAACGTGATCAGTAAAACTGGTAGCTCGGATGCTGGCAGCGTGTCTACCACCTTTGGCTTGGACTACGATACCTTCCGCACCGACTTTGAATATGGCACGAGTATCAATGACAGCCTGCGTTTCCATGTGGGGGGATTTGTGCGGACTGGCGAAGGTCCTCGCCAAGCTGGTTATGATGCCAACAAGGGCGGCCAGGTAAAAGCCAACATTACCAAAGAGTTCGATAGTGGCTATGTTCGTCTTTATTTTAAACACTTAGATGATAAGAGTATTGGCTACTTACCCATGCCAATGTATTCGGACGGTAGTTCTGTCCCAGGTTTTAATGCGAAATCCGATGCCATTCAATCAGCTTATTTCCTCTCAACCCTGAGTTTAGGTGCCGATGGTGAGCGTCGTCGTGGTGATATGCGCGATGGTATGAATCCTGAGGTTAACTCTGTGGGATTAGAAGCGTCTTTTGATTTGGGCAATGATTGGCAAGTCGAAAACCGTTTCCGTTTCTCGGATGTGAGCGGTAATTTTATGGCGCCATTCCCTGCCGAAGTGGCTAATGGAGCCGACATTGCGGCCAGTATTGCCGGCACTGGCGCCAAGTTGATTTATGCCAATGGTCCCGATGCGGGCAATCCTATGGATGGACTCGCCATGCGTATCCATACCTTCGACGTCAAGATGAATGACTTTGGCTCAATCGTAAACGACTTAAAATTAACGAAAACTTTTGACGATACCAGCGTTACTCTGGGTTATTACAATGCCACCCAAAATATCAATATGACCTGGATGTGGAACTCCTATCTGATGGAAGTCAAAGGGGATAACGCCGCATTGCTCGATGTGGTGGCCGCCGATGGTACCGCCTATTCCGATGCTGGGCTCTACGGCTATGGTGTGCCTTATTGGGGCAACTGTTGCCAACGTAATTACGATACCGAATACAACATTAAGGCGCCTTATCTTGCGGTAGCGTCAAGCTTTGGGGATTTGTCGCTGGATGCCAGTGTGCGGTACGACAGCGGTGATGCCAGTGGTTACTACGCAGGTAATGTGCAATCGCAAGTGGATATGAACTTGGATGGCGTTATCTCTATTCCTGAGCAGAGCGTCTCTTCTATCGATAATGCCAATCCGCAACCTGTGAATTATGACTGGAGCTACACCTCCTATTCACTCGGCGCAAATTATCAGTTTGACAGTGATTTAGCCGCCTTTGGTCGCTTGAGTCATGGTGGCCGCGCCAATGCGGATCGCCTGTTATTTGGTAAGGTTCGTGCCGATGGTTCAGTGGCAAAAGAAGACGCTGTCGATAATGTGGATCAATATGAGTTAGGCGTTAAGTACCGTTACGATGATTTATCTGTGTTCGCGACCGCTTTCTATTCAGAGACCGAAGAGCAAAACTTCGAGGCGACCAGTCAGCGTTTCTTCGACCGTAAGTACAAAGCCAAAGGTATTGAAATTGAATCGGCCTATTTTATCGGTGACTTCGATTTTAGGGGCAATGTCACTTGGACCGACGCTGAAATTGCCAAGGATGCGTTAACGCCAGACGTTGTGGGGAATACCCCAAGAAGACAGGCCGACTTTATCTACTCGCTGATGGGCCGTTATAACTTTGACCAAGGCTCAGTGGGCATCAACCTGATTGGTACCACTGACTCCTATGCACAGGATAATAATGATCTCAAGTTTGATGGTTACAATCAGGTCAATGCCTTTGCAACCTACAACTTGACTCAGGCCTTAAGCGTCTCGTTAAACGTCAACAACCTGTTTGACGCCACGGGTATCACCGAAGCTGAAGAGGGTTCGATTCCTGATAACAATATTATCCGTGCTCGCACCATTAATGGCAGAACCACGAGTGCAACCTTGAGATACGAGTTTTAACTCCGGCGGGTTTGAGGCTTAAAACCAACAATTTAAAAGGCCCATCAAGCATGGGCTTTTTGCTTAACCATTAGAGACATAAAGGGATCCATATGACGGTATTACTCAGTTTCGGTGAGGTGTTAGTGGATTTATTGCCCACAGATATTAGCGGCAAGTCCCATCAAGCCATTGCGGGCGGCGCGCCTGCAAACGTGGCTGTGGGTTATGCCAAACTGGGGGGCAAGAGTTACTTTGCCGGCGGCATCAGCACCGATGATTATGGGGCTATGTTAAAACAAGCCCTAGCGAATGAAGGGGTTGTAACGGATTACTTGACCCAAGTGCCGGAGGCGCCAACGGCGACTGTGGTGGTTAATTTGGATGAGCATGGCGAACGGACCTTTGAGTTTAACCGCCAAGGGACTGCCGATCTTTGCTATAGTCAGCGCCATTTTGATGCCATTCCATGGCAACAGATGGATATTTTCCATCTCTGCTCCAATACCTTTACCGAAGCGAGCATTTTTAACGCGAGTCTCTATGGCGCTCGTTGTGCGAATTCATTCAATAAGATAGTGAGTTTTGATGTTAATTTGCGCTTATCGCTCTGGCCCGATACCGCATTGCTTGCTGAGCGGGTTGAGCAGTGTTTTCGTTACACACAAGTGCTGAAAATGAGCCGTGAAGAGGCTGAGTATTTAGCGTTAACGCGGAATAAGAGTTTTGAAGATTATTTGCAGTTTTGTTTGGCGCAAGGTGTTGAAGTTATTCTGATTACTGACGGCGCCAATCCAGTGCAATGCATCACAGTGAATGAACGATTTAGCGTGCCAGTCCCACAAATTAAAGCCGTTGATACCACGGCGGCGGGCGACAGCTTTATGGCGGGTTTTTTGTTTGCGCTAGGTTCTGAGTTAGCGTTTGATCTCGAGCATCTAACCTTAAAACATCGACTCGCATGTCAGACACAGTTGCGCAAGGCGATTGAGTTTGCGGTGCGTTGCGGCGCCGTAACCTGTGGGCAGAAGGGCGCTTT encodes the following:
- a CDS encoding TonB-dependent receptor domain-containing protein; this encodes MINRTSQQFLLSTIAVLVSSQLWAADAPAQEETKKDALGLERITVTGVARGTRVMDSSVSVSSVSLAELEVSTPRSSAEAFRIIPGMKVESTGGEGNANIAVRGLPVASGGAKFLQIQEDGLPILQFGDIAFGNADIFLRLDSTVQTIESIRGGSASTAASNAPGGIINVISKTGSSDAGSVSTTFGLDYDTFRTDFEYGTSINDSLRFHVGGFVRTGEGPRQAGYDANKGGQVKANITKEFDSGYVRLYFKHLDDKSIGYLPMPMYSDGSSVPGFNAKSDAIQSAYFLSTLSLGADGERRRGDMRDGMNPEVNSVGLEASFDLGNDWQVENRFRFSDVSGNFMAPFPAEVANGADIAASIAGTGAKLIYANGPDAGNPMDGLAMRIHTFDVKMNDFGSIVNDLKLTKTFDDTSVTLGYYNATQNINMTWMWNSYLMEVKGDNAALLDVVAADGTAYSDAGLYGYGVPYWGNCCQRNYDTEYNIKAPYLAVASSFGDLSLDASVRYDSGDASGYYAGNVQSQVDMNLDGVISIPEQSVSSIDNANPQPVNYDWSYTSYSLGANYQFDSDLAAFGRLSHGGRANADRLLFGKVRADGSVAKEDAVDNVDQYELGVKYRYDDLSVFATAFYSETEEQNFEATSQRFFDRKYKAKGIEIESAYFIGDFDFRGNVTWTDAEIAKDALTPDVVGNTPRRQADFIYSLMGRYNFDQGSVGINLIGTTDSYAQDNNDLKFDGYNQVNAFATYNLTQALSVSLNVNNLFDATGITEAEEGSIPDNNIIRARTINGRTTSATLRYEF
- a CDS encoding carbohydrate kinase family protein, which translates into the protein MTVLLSFGEVLVDLLPTDISGKSHQAIAGGAPANVAVGYAKLGGKSYFAGGISTDDYGAMLKQALANEGVVTDYLTQVPEAPTATVVVNLDEHGERTFEFNRQGTADLCYSQRHFDAIPWQQMDIFHLCSNTFTEASIFNASLYGARCANSFNKIVSFDVNLRLSLWPDTALLAERVEQCFRYTQVLKMSREEAEYLALTRNKSFEDYLQFCLAQGVEVILITDGANPVQCITVNERFSVPVPQIKAVDTTAAGDSFMAGFLFALGSELAFDLEHLTLKHRLACQTQLRKAIEFAVRCGAVTCGQKGAFPALPTLSQVS